gaaaataatcAGCCTCATCCCATCAGAGTGGTAACCATTCATTTACCAACAAGAAGGAAGTACACCAAGTTCTTTACATACAGTATATTGATTATCTGTCCACCATCATAGGCTGTTGGATACTATAATCCTCATCATCAGGTGAGGTTATTAACAATTATTAAGctgtagccctaactggtgtggctctgtggatagagcatggacccaggactgaagggtcaaggacACATTTCTGGggtgagggcttgatccccagtaaggggtgtgcagaaggcagcggaCCAATGATCCTCTCTGatcattaatgttcctatctctatctccttctcccttcctctctgaaatcaataaaaatacatatttgagaAAAAGACAAggggagaatcttaaaagcagcaagagaaaaacagttagttacctacaagacaGCATCCATatgactctcagctgatttttcagcagaaaacatacaggccaaaagggagtggtaagaaatattcagtgatgaatatCAAGGACCTAtgaccaagaatactctacccagccaAGCcaccatttagaattgaaggtcaaataaagagcttcacatacaagaaaaagttaaaggagttcatcaccaccaaaacagtattacaggaaatgttgaagggtattctaaagaagaagaaaaagaggaggaaggaaaagaataatGAGGAGGAGGgtcagcaggaagaggaagaagatgggaggaaaaaaaggagaagaaaaagatagCAAATATGAAGAAtagaatggcaataaaaatatatctattaatAATTGAAACTAAAATCAAGgcaaatgaacaaggaatctaatgaacaaaataaactgatgagtaaaatagaaccagaggcatagaaatatggaacagactgacaaatctcagagggaagggggaagagtagggaagagattaaccaaagaacttatatgcatatatgcattacctctggacacagacaataagatggtgaaggcctgcattgggatgggaactgggtaaAGGGGGTAATGGAGTtgaaaaaggaggacatctgtaatactctcaataataaagattttttaaaaaaacgaacaacaacaacaaaaaaacctgtgCAGTCCATGGCCACCTCGGGGAAAAGGTCTGAGGAGGACAGAAATTCCTAATCAGAATGTCATGGGTTAGGGTGTGTGTTGTAAGGGGATGATATGTTCaaaaaaatagatattgattACTTTATTGCAAAGTATAATTGTAGCATTTCAATTATGTTAGTAATATTCAATGATTTAAGAATGATCAtgctactttttcttttctactaGTCACCTACACCACATGGGACGAAACAATGATACCCcaatttcagaatttcttctccTGGGATTTTCAGAGGAACCAGCACTGCACCCCCTCATATTTGGGCTcttcctctccatgtacctgatcactgtgttgggaaacctgctcatcatcctggccgtcagctcagactcccacctccacacacccatgtacttcttcctcgccaacctgtccttggtagacatcAGTGTCACCTCCACCACCGTCCCAAAGATGCTAGtgaacatccagacacaaagcAGAGTCATCACCTATGCAGGCTGCATCACACAGTTGTATTTTTTCATACTCTTTGCAGCACTGGATGACTTTCTTTTAGCCGTGATGGCCTATGACAggtatgtggccatctgccaccccctgcactaTATGGTCATCATGAACTCCTggctctgtggactgctggttctgATGTCTTGGATCATGGGATCTCTGAATTCCTTGTTACAAAGTGTGATAGTGTTGCGATTGTCCTTCTGTATGGACTTCAAAATTccccactttttctgtgaactcaaaCAGGTCATCCAACTTGCCTGTTCTGACACCTTTCTTAATAACATGGTGATGTATTTTGTATCAGTGCTTCTGGGTTGTGGTCCCCTTGCTGGTATCCTTTACTCTTACTCCAAGATAGTGTCCTCTATACGTGCA
The sequence above is a segment of the Myotis daubentonii chromosome 5, mMyoDau2.1, whole genome shotgun sequence genome. Coding sequences within it:
- the LOC132234139 gene encoding olfactory receptor 7A5-like — encoded protein: MGRNNDTPISEFLLLGFSEEPALHPLIFGLFLSMYLITVLGNLLIILAVSSDSHLHTPMYFFLANLSLVDISVTSTTVPKMLVNIQTQSRVITYAGCITQLYFFILFAALDDFLLAVMAYDRYVAICHPLHYMVIMNSWLCGLLVLMSWIMGSLNSLLQSVIVLRLSFCMDFKIPHFFCELKQVIQLACSDTFLNNMVMYFVSVLLGCGPLAGILYSYSKIVSSIRAIPSAQGKYKAFSTCASHLSAVSLFYGTVLGVYLSSAATHSSHSSAAASVMYAVVTPMLNPFIYSLRNKDIKRALKRFYGMAGRKGTTILR